In Hydrogenovibrio thermophilus, the following are encoded in one genomic region:
- a CDS encoding arylsulfatase: MLKKNLLNVAIAGALALPATMPSAQAASTDPDKPNILLIVSDDTGYGDLGPYGGGVGRGMPTPNIDKMAEEGMTFFSFYAQPSSTPGRAAMQTGRIPNRSGMTTVAFQGQGGGLPKAEWTLGSVLKKGGYNTYFTGKWHLGEADYALPNAQGYDEMKYVGLYHLNAYTYADPTWFPDMDPKLRKMFQKVTKGSLSGKAGEKVHEDFKINGQYVNTPEKGVVGIPYFDRYVEKAAVEFLEDSAKHKKGKPFYINVNFMKNHQPNMPDPDYKHKSMSKSKYADSVVELDARIGRIMDKLKELKLDKNTLVVYTTDNGAWQDVYPDAGYTPFRGTKGTVREGGNRVPAIAVWPGKIKPNTKNHDIVGGLDLMATFASVADVKLPKKDREGKPIIFDSYDMTPILTGKGKSERTSWFYFTENELSPGAVRAGNYKAVFNLRGGDGAKTGGLAVDSNIGWKGPESYVATVPQIFDLWQDPQERYDLFMNNFTERTWTLVTINEEMEKLIKTYVKYPPRKLQSEVYTGPITLSGYQRFKHIREQLEKEGVSLPMPTGN; the protein is encoded by the coding sequence ATGTTGAAAAAAAACCTACTCAATGTGGCCATCGCAGGCGCACTTGCGTTGCCGGCCACCATGCCGTCGGCGCAAGCGGCGTCCACCGACCCCGATAAGCCCAATATCCTGCTGATTGTATCGGACGATACCGGCTACGGTGATTTGGGGCCTTACGGGGGCGGTGTCGGTCGCGGTATGCCGACCCCGAACATCGACAAAATGGCCGAAGAAGGGATGACCTTCTTCTCATTTTACGCTCAACCGAGCAGCACGCCCGGCCGTGCAGCCATGCAAACCGGGCGCATTCCCAACCGAAGCGGTATGACGACCGTGGCCTTCCAAGGCCAGGGTGGCGGCTTGCCGAAAGCGGAATGGACACTGGGCTCCGTCCTGAAAAAAGGCGGTTATAACACCTATTTCACCGGGAAATGGCACTTGGGTGAAGCCGACTATGCCTTACCGAATGCCCAGGGTTACGACGAAATGAAATACGTCGGTCTGTACCATCTGAACGCTTACACCTATGCCGATCCGACCTGGTTCCCGGACATGGATCCGAAATTACGGAAAATGTTCCAGAAGGTGACCAAAGGCTCTTTGTCCGGCAAAGCCGGTGAAAAAGTCCACGAAGACTTCAAGATTAACGGCCAGTACGTCAACACGCCGGAAAAAGGCGTGGTCGGGATTCCATATTTCGATCGTTACGTTGAAAAAGCCGCGGTCGAATTTTTGGAAGACTCCGCCAAGCATAAAAAAGGCAAGCCGTTTTACATCAACGTCAACTTCATGAAGAACCATCAACCGAACATGCCGGACCCGGACTATAAACACAAATCGATGTCGAAGAGCAAATACGCCGACTCGGTGGTGGAATTGGATGCCCGAATCGGCCGAATCATGGACAAGCTGAAAGAGTTGAAGCTGGATAAAAATACCTTGGTGGTTTACACCACCGATAACGGGGCTTGGCAGGACGTTTACCCGGATGCGGGTTATACCCCTTTCCGAGGCACAAAAGGAACGGTTCGTGAAGGCGGTAACCGTGTTCCGGCGATTGCGGTCTGGCCTGGTAAAATCAAGCCAAATACCAAAAACCACGACATTGTCGGTGGTCTGGACTTAATGGCCACGTTCGCTTCGGTGGCCGATGTGAAGTTGCCGAAAAAAGACCGCGAAGGCAAGCCGATCATTTTCGACAGTTATGACATGACGCCGATTCTAACCGGCAAAGGTAAATCGGAACGGACTTCTTGGTTCTACTTCACCGAAAATGAACTGTCTCCAGGTGCGGTACGTGCCGGCAACTACAAAGCGGTATTCAACTTGCGCGGTGGTGACGGCGCCAAAACCGGTGGCTTAGCGGTTGATTCCAACATTGGTTGGAAAGGGCCAGAAAGTTATGTTGCGACGGTGCCGCAAATTTTCGACCTTTGGCAAGATCCGCAGGAACGTTATGACCTCTTTATGAATAATTTCACCGAACGGACTTGGACCCTGGTCACCATCAATGAGGAAATGGAAAAACTCATTAAAACCTATGTGAAATACCCACCACGCAAACTGCAAAGTGAGGTGTACACTGGGCCGATAACGCTGAGTGGTTATCAACGGTTTAAACACATCCGTGAACAGTTGGAAAAAGAGGGCGTTTCACTGCCAATGCCAACCGGAAATTAA
- a CDS encoding anaerobic sulfatase maturase yields MTPSQDSHHHPELQFPIDSTNDTFRFHTMVKPSGSQCNIECSYCFYLHKEGLLDQPKMPRMSDEVLEEHIRQYIEAQTGDEVIFSWQGGEPTLMGLEFFEKVVSFQQKYRKENQRIGNDLQTNGIMLNEEWCRFLKKHDFLVGISIDGPANLHDIHRVSKGGQPTHERVMRAVSLLHKHDIPFAALCVVNRDNARRPIDVYRFLRDEVKAKQIQFIPCVEKADFTTVAPGTWNTQQIPVQFNPKQDASGDSALVTEWSVLPEDWGYFLNRVWDEWIKKDFGDLFIDQFENVVSMMFGYGSQKCVTAQICGKALAVEHNGDVFSCDHFVYPEYRLGNILETHEGDMAFSEQQQAFGFDKYKTLPDYCKQCDYLNLCWGNCPKDRFLKTPDGEDGLQYLCAGLKAFYKKATTEKSALAKRMGMR; encoded by the coding sequence ATGACACCCTCACAAGACAGCCATCATCACCCCGAACTGCAGTTTCCAATCGATTCAACAAATGACACCTTCCGCTTTCACACCATGGTGAAACCCAGTGGCTCACAATGTAATATCGAATGTTCCTATTGTTTTTATTTACACAAAGAAGGTTTATTAGACCAACCGAAAATGCCACGCATGAGCGATGAAGTTCTGGAAGAACACATCCGACAATACATCGAAGCGCAAACCGGTGACGAAGTCATTTTCAGCTGGCAAGGTGGTGAACCCACGCTTATGGGACTGGAATTTTTTGAAAAGGTCGTGAGCTTTCAACAAAAGTATCGAAAAGAAAATCAACGCATTGGTAACGATTTACAAACCAATGGCATTATGCTCAACGAAGAATGGTGTCGCTTTTTGAAAAAGCATGATTTTCTTGTCGGTATTTCCATCGACGGCCCAGCGAATTTACACGATATTCACCGAGTCAGCAAAGGCGGTCAGCCGACACACGAACGTGTCATGCGAGCGGTTTCGCTGTTGCACAAACACGACATTCCCTTTGCCGCTCTCTGCGTCGTCAACCGCGACAATGCTCGCCGCCCCATCGACGTCTATCGATTTTTACGTGACGAAGTCAAAGCCAAACAAATCCAATTCATTCCCTGCGTGGAAAAAGCGGATTTCACAACCGTGGCGCCCGGCACCTGGAATACCCAACAGATTCCGGTCCAATTTAACCCCAAACAAGACGCCAGTGGCGACAGTGCCCTTGTGACTGAATGGTCGGTGCTTCCGGAAGACTGGGGCTATTTCCTCAACCGGGTGTGGGACGAATGGATTAAAAAAGACTTCGGCGACCTGTTTATCGACCAATTCGAAAACGTGGTGTCGATGATGTTCGGCTATGGCAGCCAAAAATGCGTGACGGCACAAATCTGCGGAAAAGCCCTGGCGGTTGAGCATAATGGCGATGTCTTTTCCTGCGATCATTTCGTCTATCCCGAATACCGGCTCGGCAATATCCTGGAAACCCACGAAGGCGATATGGCGTTTTCCGAACAACAACAAGCATTCGGCTTTGACAAATACAAAACGCTGCCAGATTATTGCAAGCAATGCGATTATTTGAACCTATGCTGGGGCAACTGCCCGAAAGACCGCTTTTTGAAAACCCCAGACGGCGAAGACGGTTTGCAGTACCTGTGCGCCGGTTTAAAAGCCTTTTACAAAAAAGCCACTACGGAAAAGAGTGCCTTAGCCAAACGCATGGGCATGCGCTGA
- a CDS encoding BatD family protein codes for MMTQAHTRRYLKRVILITLALILILLVTSQAFARGVTAQIDHQDAEMGDIITLVVKTDFQTFDSPDFHSLDDQFEVLGSQRSSQIQIVNGNYQAYSRWDVRLTPKQAGDLVIPPFNVDGELSDPIVLHVSEAPKADPRELGSSFLESSVNITEPYVQQEVLFTLRFYHLGQFLNGNIRPPSFDHAITQNIRNQFNYQKRIGGKLYEVYEWTWAFYPQKSGAMTIPPQSFNGRIQYRGVLKLVQDKTQPIELNVQPQPDTYPVQSAWLPAKEVRLTEDWQTPNPIRVGDSITRTLTLQADGLLASQLPDFQFKEQAHFHIYPDQPHTNNQATENGMQSQKVEKLAIVPTEPGDIVLPELTLHWWNTEQNTLETITLPSKTLTVLPALTSQSNTFDTATLPETHETVSRETSTTDSTTWSVSWFSVLLLGLWLITLWYALKWRRALQNLPREPTETANLKNDQAWSKSPEMDTVCDETELDAKSLYRAVLAWQQQASIESSKRLLTDLQRLKAHLYHQEPLAPQTLADICAEIQHLQRQAQNAPAKTGSGQNLEPIYPNES; via the coding sequence ATGATGACACAAGCACACACTCGCCGATACTTGAAAAGGGTGATTCTGATTACCCTGGCACTGATTCTCATCCTGTTGGTGACCAGCCAGGCGTTTGCCCGCGGTGTAACCGCGCAAATCGACCATCAGGACGCCGAAATGGGCGACATCATCACTCTGGTGGTGAAAACCGATTTCCAAACCTTCGACTCGCCCGACTTCCACAGCCTGGACGACCAGTTCGAAGTGCTGGGCAGCCAGCGCAGCAGTCAGATTCAAATCGTCAACGGTAACTATCAGGCTTATTCCCGCTGGGACGTGCGCCTTACGCCGAAACAAGCCGGCGACCTGGTGATTCCCCCATTCAATGTCGACGGCGAGCTCAGCGACCCAATCGTGCTGCATGTTTCGGAAGCGCCGAAAGCCGACCCTCGTGAACTGGGCAGCAGCTTTCTCGAATCCAGCGTGAACATCACAGAACCCTATGTGCAGCAAGAAGTGCTGTTCACCCTGCGGTTTTATCATCTCGGTCAGTTCCTCAACGGTAATATCCGCCCGCCGAGTTTCGACCACGCCATCACCCAGAACATCCGCAACCAGTTCAATTACCAAAAGCGTATCGGCGGGAAACTGTACGAAGTCTACGAATGGACCTGGGCTTTCTACCCGCAAAAAAGCGGTGCCATGACCATTCCGCCGCAAAGCTTTAATGGCCGGATTCAATACCGCGGCGTGCTGAAACTGGTGCAGGATAAAACCCAACCGATTGAGTTGAATGTACAACCGCAACCGGACACCTATCCGGTGCAATCCGCCTGGTTACCAGCCAAAGAGGTTCGCCTCACCGAAGACTGGCAAACGCCGAATCCGATTCGGGTCGGCGACTCCATTACCCGAACCCTGACCCTGCAAGCGGATGGGCTCCTGGCCTCGCAACTGCCGGATTTCCAGTTCAAAGAGCAGGCCCATTTCCACATTTATCCGGATCAGCCCCACACCAATAATCAAGCCACCGAAAACGGCATGCAAAGTCAGAAGGTGGAAAAGCTCGCCATCGTTCCGACCGAACCGGGTGACATCGTATTGCCGGAACTGACTCTGCACTGGTGGAACACCGAACAAAACACCTTGGAAACCATTACCCTGCCGTCCAAAACCCTGACGGTGTTACCGGCGCTGACATCTCAAAGCAACACCTTTGATACCGCAACTTTGCCGGAAACCCATGAAACCGTTTCACGTGAAACATCCACAACGGATTCAACCACTTGGTCGGTTTCCTGGTTCAGCGTTCTGCTACTGGGACTGTGGTTGATAACGCTTTGGTATGCGCTGAAATGGCGTCGGGCACTGCAAAATTTACCGAGAGAACCAACGGAAACCGCGAATCTGAAAAACGACCAGGCCTGGTCAAAATCGCCGGAAATGGACACGGTCTGTGATGAAACGGAATTGGACGCCAAATCACTGTACCGCGCCGTTTTGGCCTGGCAACAACAGGCATCCATTGAGAGCAGTAAACGTTTGTTAACGGACTTACAGCGCCTCAAGGCGCATCTGTATCATCAGGAACCGCTGGCACCGCAGACGCTGGCCGACATTTGTGCGGAAATCCAACATCTGCAACGCCAAGCGCAAAACGCGCCTGCCAAAACCGGTTCCGGCCAAAATCTGGAACCGATTTATCCAAACGAATCTTAA
- a CDS encoding AMP-binding protein, producing MVSLIIKFLLKVFYRVEITGLEHYHRLDQSGEPMLIVANHTSLLDGVLISTYLPGDTAFMIDETHTRKWYERFLLSFVDHFKVEFHNPYATKKVIQELKNGKHCMIFPEGRITTTGSLMKIYEGTGLVAHKAKAKILPIYIQGAQKTHFSYLDGMKMAYMKRQWLPKITLKVLPPETIELPAGLKGRQKHQFFKNRVFTLMRDNQFHANYTPKSLYRALVDSAREYSASDICVEDINEVALSRKKLLLASRILGKKLHRILKDEKRVAVLLPNVSGMPTTFFALQAYGYVPAMLNFTAGLGPMKSACETAEIQTVLTSRKFVDAYELHATVEALSEQVRFLYLEDIRATVGLGDKLAALLSRASAVPGYSLSPDEEGAVLFTSGSEGAPKGVVLSHNNLYSNVEQISAMLTLLPGEQLFNALPTFHSFGLTAGLLWPLLKGGKVFLYPSPLHYGVIPEYVYNLNVKILFGSDTFFSGYAKKADPYDFYSVRYLVAGAEKLRPETRRLYADEFLTPILEGYGVTETSPVLAVNIPLSFKNGTVGQLVPGVDYRLRKIDGIQEGGSLVVKGPNIMMGYLMPDQPGVLQSPKDGWHDTGDVVDVDEDGFISIKGRAKRFAKIGGEMISLAAVESYINKASPEGHHVVVAVADERKGEQLILVTNDESLSRHTVKEAAKAAQVSEIMVPRTVILVEEMPVLGTGKTNYPAVQKIADGHFKSD from the coding sequence ATGGTGAGCCTGATTATCAAATTTTTATTGAAAGTCTTCTACCGGGTGGAAATCACCGGATTGGAGCATTACCATCGGCTGGATCAATCCGGCGAACCGATGTTGATTGTCGCCAACCATACCTCGCTGTTGGACGGCGTGCTCATCAGTACTTATCTGCCGGGCGACACCGCTTTTATGATTGACGAAACTCACACTCGAAAATGGTATGAACGGTTTTTGCTGAGTTTTGTCGATCACTTTAAAGTCGAATTCCATAACCCTTATGCCACCAAAAAAGTCATTCAAGAGTTGAAGAACGGCAAACACTGCATGATTTTCCCGGAAGGGCGCATCACCACCACCGGCAGTTTGATGAAAATCTACGAAGGCACCGGCTTGGTGGCGCATAAAGCCAAAGCCAAAATTCTGCCGATTTACATTCAAGGGGCGCAAAAAACCCATTTCTCCTATTTGGACGGCATGAAGATGGCGTATATGAAACGCCAGTGGTTGCCGAAAATCACTTTAAAGGTCTTGCCACCGGAAACCATTGAATTGCCAGCCGGTTTGAAAGGGCGTCAAAAACACCAATTTTTTAAAAATCGTGTTTTCACGCTGATGCGCGACAATCAGTTCCACGCTAATTACACACCTAAATCTTTGTATCGGGCCTTGGTGGATTCGGCGCGGGAATATTCCGCGTCCGATATTTGCGTTGAAGACATCAACGAAGTGGCCTTGTCGCGTAAAAAACTGCTGTTGGCGTCGCGTATTCTGGGTAAAAAATTGCACCGGATTTTGAAGGACGAAAAACGGGTGGCGGTGTTATTGCCGAATGTCAGCGGCATGCCGACCACCTTTTTCGCGCTGCAGGCTTACGGCTATGTGCCGGCCATGTTGAATTTCACCGCTGGCTTGGGGCCGATGAAATCGGCCTGTGAAACGGCGGAAATTCAAACCGTGCTGACATCGCGGAAATTTGTGGACGCTTATGAGTTGCATGCCACGGTCGAGGCCTTGTCCGAACAGGTACGCTTCCTGTATCTGGAAGACATTCGCGCCACGGTGGGGCTGGGCGATAAATTGGCCGCTTTACTGAGCCGCGCTTCGGCGGTGCCGGGGTACAGTTTGTCGCCGGATGAAGAAGGTGCGGTGTTATTCACTTCCGGTTCGGAAGGCGCGCCGAAAGGCGTGGTCCTGTCGCATAACAACCTGTACAGCAATGTCGAGCAGATTTCCGCGATGCTGACCTTATTGCCGGGCGAGCAGTTGTTCAATGCCTTACCGACCTTCCACAGCTTCGGCTTGACCGCCGGATTGTTGTGGCCGTTGTTGAAAGGCGGCAAGGTGTTTTTGTATCCGTCGCCGCTGCATTACGGGGTGATTCCGGAATACGTTTACAACTTGAACGTGAAAATTCTGTTCGGTTCCGATACCTTCTTCAGTGGCTACGCCAAGAAAGCCGACCCATACGACTTTTACAGTGTGCGTTATTTGGTGGCGGGGGCGGAAAAACTGCGCCCGGAAACCCGTCGTTTGTATGCCGATGAATTCTTGACGCCGATTCTGGAAGGTTACGGCGTGACCGAAACCTCACCGGTTTTGGCGGTGAACATTCCGCTCAGCTTCAAAAACGGCACCGTCGGACAACTGGTACCGGGCGTCGATTATCGGTTACGTAAAATCGACGGTATTCAAGAGGGTGGCAGTTTGGTGGTGAAAGGCCCGAATATCATGATGGGCTATTTGATGCCGGACCAGCCGGGTGTGCTGCAATCGCCGAAGGACGGCTGGCACGATACCGGTGATGTGGTGGACGTGGACGAAGACGGCTTTATCAGCATTAAAGGGCGCGCCAAACGCTTTGCCAAAATCGGCGGGGAAATGATTTCGTTGGCAGCGGTGGAAAGTTACATTAATAAAGCCAGCCCGGAAGGTCATCACGTGGTGGTGGCCGTGGCGGATGAACGTAAAGGCGAGCAGTTGATTCTGGTCACCAATGACGAGTCCCTGAGCCGCCATACCGTCAAGGAAGCCGCCAAAGCCGCACAGGTGTCGGAAATCATGGTGCCGAGAACTGTGATTCTGGTTGAGGAAATGCCGGTACTGGGTACCGGAAAAACCAATTATCCGGCGGTGCAGAAAATCGCTGACGGTCACTTCAAAAGCGATTGA
- a CDS encoding HAD family hydrolase — MRQALRLNKFVNAILLATLLFSYSAVSTADGPLPSWQNTPTKQAIIAFVEDITDPKSPNFVPVPERIATFDNDGTLWAEQPMYAQLFFAIDRLKALAPKHPEWKQKEPFKSILNGDLKGATTAEGKKALIELVMATHAGMTSEDFSNIVKEWIATAKHPTTGRPFTKMVYQPMLELLTYLRANGFKTFIVSGGGIAFMRPWTEQVYGIPPEQVVGSSVKTQYKVMNGQPVIVREAGINFIDDKAGKPIGINQHIGRQPIAAFGNSDGDLEMLQWTTSGKGKRFGLLVHHTDAKREWAYDRKSTFGHLDKALDMATKQGWTVVDMKSDWKTIYPDF, encoded by the coding sequence ATGCGACAGGCTTTAAGGCTAAACAAATTCGTAAATGCCATCCTCTTGGCCACGCTCCTATTTTCATACTCTGCTGTATCCACAGCGGATGGCCCATTACCTTCCTGGCAAAATACGCCCACCAAACAAGCCATTATCGCCTTTGTCGAAGACATCACTGACCCCAAATCCCCCAACTTCGTTCCCGTGCCGGAACGCATCGCCACTTTTGATAATGATGGCACTCTCTGGGCCGAACAACCGATGTACGCGCAATTATTTTTCGCCATTGACCGCTTGAAAGCCCTGGCGCCTAAGCATCCGGAATGGAAACAAAAAGAACCTTTTAAATCGATTTTAAACGGTGACCTCAAAGGCGCCACCACGGCCGAAGGGAAAAAAGCGCTTATCGAGTTGGTCATGGCCACCCATGCCGGCATGACCTCCGAAGACTTTTCAAACATCGTCAAAGAATGGATCGCCACCGCCAAACACCCAACCACCGGCCGTCCCTTCACCAAAATGGTCTATCAACCCATGCTGGAGTTACTGACTTACCTACGTGCCAATGGCTTCAAAACCTTTATCGTTTCGGGTGGCGGCATCGCGTTCATGCGCCCCTGGACGGAACAAGTCTATGGCATTCCACCGGAACAAGTGGTGGGCAGCAGCGTGAAAACCCAATACAAAGTCATGAACGGTCAACCGGTCATTGTTCGCGAGGCGGGAATTAACTTCATCGATGATAAAGCCGGTAAACCCATTGGCATCAACCAACACATCGGGCGTCAGCCCATTGCGGCCTTCGGGAATTCCGACGGCGATTTGGAAATGCTGCAATGGACCACCTCCGGTAAAGGCAAACGTTTCGGCTTGCTCGTTCACCACACCGATGCAAAACGGGAATGGGCTTACGACCGAAAATCGACATTCGGCCATCTGGACAAAGCGCTGGATATGGCAACCAAACAAGGCTGGACCGTTGTGGACATGAAAAGCGATTGGAAAACCATTTACCCGGATTTCTGA
- a CDS encoding MFS transporter, which translates to MNNGFFLTRRFFPLFWVQFLGAFNDNLFKNALVMLITFRLAESPEQAGLLITLAAGIFILPFFLFSAFAGQLADKYEKTALIRKIKLAEILIMLLGAMALMTQSVELLFAVLFLMGVQSAFFGPIKYAVLPEHLADQELLDGNGWFSASTFVAILLGTIAGGWVVLTDGGETGMAAAILVVAVLGYVASRFVPTSAAGDASLTVQWNLWRNTRQEMALRHDFPQAFFAVLAISWFWFLGATYLSQIPVLVADQLGGDDKVVLLFLTVFSVGIALGAWLAGCYQKPVRSLTNVRWLVWLLMAISVVILIGNLAMNQVVLADDLVGISMFLTQWPSVVVLLTMLLIATFGGLFTVPLYTLLQVKTPHHFRSRMVAVNNITNALLMVVSSVFIMALYAFEFDLTQILYSVALLNLLVAFWYLKRGRVLTQPS; encoded by the coding sequence GTGAATAACGGATTTTTTCTGACAAGACGGTTTTTTCCGCTGTTTTGGGTGCAGTTTTTAGGCGCCTTTAACGACAATCTGTTCAAAAACGCTTTGGTGATGCTGATTACCTTTCGCCTGGCGGAAAGCCCGGAGCAGGCCGGACTCTTGATTACGCTGGCGGCGGGCATTTTCATTCTGCCGTTTTTCCTGTTCTCGGCGTTTGCCGGGCAGTTGGCGGATAAATACGAGAAGACCGCGCTGATTCGAAAAATCAAGCTGGCGGAAATTCTCATTATGCTACTCGGTGCCATGGCTTTGATGACTCAGAGCGTCGAGCTGTTGTTTGCGGTGCTGTTTTTGATGGGGGTGCAGTCGGCATTTTTCGGCCCGATCAAATACGCCGTCTTACCGGAACATTTGGCCGATCAAGAGTTGTTGGATGGCAACGGTTGGTTCAGCGCCTCCACGTTTGTGGCGATTCTGTTGGGGACGATTGCCGGCGGTTGGGTGGTGTTGACGGACGGTGGAGAAACCGGCATGGCGGCGGCCATTTTGGTGGTGGCGGTGCTGGGCTATGTCGCCAGCCGGTTTGTGCCGACCAGTGCGGCGGGAGACGCATCCTTGACGGTGCAATGGAATCTGTGGCGTAACACCCGTCAGGAAATGGCGTTGCGCCATGATTTCCCACAAGCGTTTTTCGCGGTGTTGGCGATTTCGTGGTTCTGGTTTCTGGGGGCGACCTATTTGAGTCAAATTCCGGTGCTGGTGGCCGACCAGCTTGGTGGCGATGACAAAGTGGTTTTATTGTTTCTGACGGTGTTTTCCGTCGGGATTGCGTTGGGTGCCTGGTTGGCGGGGTGCTACCAAAAGCCGGTGCGCAGTCTGACCAATGTGCGTTGGTTAGTGTGGCTGTTGATGGCGATTTCAGTGGTGATTCTGATTGGAAACCTGGCCATGAACCAGGTGGTGTTGGCGGATGACCTTGTCGGTATTTCGATGTTTTTGACCCAATGGCCGTCGGTGGTGGTGTTATTGACAATGCTGTTGATCGCCACTTTCGGCGGTTTGTTTACGGTGCCGCTTTACACGTTGCTGCAAGTGAAGACACCGCATCATTTCCGTTCGCGAATGGTGGCGGTCAATAACATCACCAATGCGTTGCTGATGGTGGTGTCGTCCGTCTTCATTATGGCGTTGTATGCATTTGAATTCGATTTGACGCAAATTTTATACAGTGTGGCACTGTTGAATCTATTGGTTGCCTTCTGGTATCTGAAACGCGGGCGTGTGTTGACACAACCTTCGTAA